The following proteins come from a genomic window of Alicyclobacillus dauci:
- a CDS encoding flagellar hook-basal body complex protein FliE, whose product MGVQGIQAVSNVVSGQPLQPSSTVSGQGPSFADFLGQALDKVNQISQNADQLAQSYATGGQVTAAQLMIAEQQASLAVDTVVQVNNRVQQMYSTMMNMQV is encoded by the coding sequence ATGGGTGTGCAGGGAATACAGGCTGTATCGAATGTAGTGTCCGGACAGCCGCTTCAGCCATCATCAACTGTATCTGGACAAGGCCCCAGTTTTGCGGACTTTCTCGGGCAAGCACTCGATAAAGTCAATCAAATCAGCCAGAATGCCGACCAATTAGCGCAATCCTATGCAACAGGAGGACAAGTCACAGCGGCTCAACTGATGATTGCAGAACAGCAAGCGTCTCTCGCCGTCGACACAGTCGTTCAAGTTAACAACCGGGTTCAACAAATGTACAGCACCATGATGAACATGCAAGTTTGA
- the flgC gene encoding flagellar basal body rod protein FlgC: protein MFDSSSMNISASGLNANQLWMNVISNNIANANTTRTPQGGPYRREIVNFAPSSQPTSFQTVLGQTIGSQDGGVQVSSISQDTSPLKLVYDPTNPDAVNGYVQMPNVDISTEMVDMVTASRAYEANATAFDAGKQMEMTALSLGR from the coding sequence ATGTTTGATTCGTCCAGTATGAACATTAGTGCCAGTGGGCTGAATGCGAATCAGTTGTGGATGAACGTCATCTCCAACAACATTGCGAATGCAAATACGACGCGGACACCGCAGGGTGGACCGTACCGCCGAGAGATCGTGAACTTTGCTCCCTCTTCCCAGCCAACCAGCTTTCAAACTGTTTTAGGCCAGACGATTGGGTCACAGGATGGTGGTGTTCAAGTGTCTTCGATCAGTCAAGACACGAGCCCGCTCAAGCTCGTTTATGACCCAACGAACCCTGATGCAGTAAATGGCTATGTTCAGATGCCGAATGTCGATATTTCTACGGAAATGGTCGACATGGTTACGGCGTCTCGTGCTTATGAGGCAAACGCGACGGCGTTTGACGCAGGCAAACAAATGGAAATGACCGCGCTCAGTCTCGGTCGTTAA
- the flgB gene encoding flagellar basal body rod protein FlgB codes for MNTMQLLQLSLDTASMRQQVYANNIANAETPNYKRQDVAFETYFQQALENAPQAKPGEYHIPIPALNGNSSTIPDVQPTIVTDETSKVDNNGNNVDLTSEMTNLAENQVRYNVLVQDVTDRLQRLRTAIQGS; via the coding sequence ATGAACACGATGCAATTGCTTCAATTGTCGTTAGATACGGCTTCAATGAGGCAGCAGGTATATGCGAACAACATAGCGAATGCCGAGACGCCAAACTACAAGCGGCAGGATGTCGCATTTGAAACGTATTTTCAGCAGGCACTTGAAAATGCACCGCAGGCAAAACCTGGTGAGTATCATATTCCAATTCCGGCGTTAAACGGGAACTCATCGACCATTCCAGATGTTCAACCAACGATTGTAACTGATGAGACGTCAAAGGTTGATAACAACGGAAACAACGTCGATCTGACATCTGAAATGACGAACTTGGCGGAGAATCAAGTGCGGTATAACGTGCTTGTGCAGGACGTTACGGATCGATTGCAAAGACTACGCACGGCCATACAAGGGAGCTGA
- the hslU gene encoding ATP-dependent protease ATPase subunit HslU: protein MSLERELTPRQIVEHLDKYIVGQRPAKRAVAVALRNRSRRAQLPPDLQAEVTPKNILMIGPTGVGKTEIARRLSKLVGAPFIKVEATKFTEVGYVGRDVEAMVRDLVETAVRIVKAEHAEKVKTEANERANDRIVEALVPDPNARKNMRNPLEMLFGGGAGTADRNNHEPSSESVREERRRTKHKLDMGELEDTYVEIDVEESSASMPIGFMPGMGAESLGNLQEALGNLLPKQTRKRKMTVREARKVLAQEEAQRLIDMDAVTAEAIYRAENHGIIFIDEMDKIAGKEQRGADVSREGVQRDILPIVEGSTVSTKYGAVKTDYMLFIGAGAFHVAKPSDLIPELQGRFPIRVELEALTSDDFIRILREPEHSLLKQYSALLETEGIHVQFTDDAIVRIAEMAQQVNQDTENIGARRLHTLVEKVLEDLSFEAPDVTMESISITAQYVDEKLASIVTNRDMSQFIL, encoded by the coding sequence ATGAGCTTGGAACGAGAATTGACACCCAGACAGATTGTGGAACATCTCGACAAGTACATTGTTGGACAACGTCCAGCGAAGCGTGCTGTTGCGGTCGCACTGCGAAATCGATCACGACGGGCACAATTACCACCAGACCTCCAGGCTGAAGTCACCCCAAAAAATATTCTCATGATTGGACCCACGGGTGTAGGTAAGACAGAAATTGCACGTCGTTTGAGCAAACTCGTGGGCGCCCCGTTTATCAAGGTCGAGGCGACAAAGTTCACGGAAGTCGGCTATGTGGGTCGAGATGTTGAAGCGATGGTTCGCGATCTCGTCGAAACAGCAGTTCGCATCGTCAAAGCGGAACACGCAGAAAAGGTGAAGACCGAGGCTAACGAGCGTGCCAATGACCGGATCGTGGAAGCGCTCGTACCCGACCCGAACGCACGCAAGAACATGCGAAATCCACTTGAGATGCTGTTTGGTGGTGGTGCTGGCACGGCGGATCGGAACAATCACGAACCAAGTTCCGAATCTGTTCGCGAGGAACGTCGTCGTACCAAGCACAAGTTGGATATGGGTGAATTGGAAGATACGTATGTGGAGATAGATGTGGAGGAATCATCCGCCTCGATGCCGATAGGCTTTATGCCCGGAATGGGCGCGGAGAGCCTGGGTAATTTGCAAGAAGCGCTCGGCAACCTTCTGCCGAAGCAAACCCGCAAGCGGAAGATGACTGTACGCGAGGCTCGCAAGGTACTGGCTCAGGAGGAAGCGCAGCGACTGATTGATATGGATGCAGTCACGGCAGAGGCCATTTACCGCGCGGAAAACCACGGTATTATCTTCATCGACGAAATGGATAAAATCGCGGGTAAGGAGCAACGGGGTGCGGATGTTTCACGAGAAGGTGTACAGCGAGACATTCTCCCAATTGTGGAAGGGTCAACGGTTTCCACTAAATACGGAGCTGTCAAGACAGACTATATGTTGTTCATCGGTGCTGGCGCATTTCACGTTGCGAAACCGTCTGATTTGATTCCAGAATTGCAGGGACGTTTCCCGATTCGTGTCGAACTGGAGGCTTTGACCTCTGACGACTTTATTCGGATTTTGCGTGAACCGGAGCATTCGTTGCTCAAACAGTATTCGGCGCTCTTGGAGACAGAGGGCATCCATGTTCAATTCACGGATGATGCCATTGTGCGCATCGCAGAAATGGCACAGCAGGTGAATCAGGACACGGAAAACATCGGGGCCCGACGGCTTCACACATTAGTGGAAAAAGTCCTGGAGGATTTGTCGTTCGAGGCGCCTGACGTGACAATGGAGTCGATTTCGATCACGGCACAGTATGTAGACGAGAAGTTAGCCTCCATTGTAACGAATCGCGATATGAGTCAATTCATTTTGTAA
- the hslV gene encoding ATP-dependent protease subunit HslV codes for MEQTLHATTIFAVLKDGKGAMAGDGQVTLGNSMIMKQGARKVRRLYHGKVVAGFAGSVADAFTLFEKFEKRLEEYQGNLQRAAVELAKEWRSDKVLHKLEAMLLVLDAQDLFIVSGGGEVIQPDDGICAIGSGGAYALSAGRALARNTDMTPADIAKQALQIASEICVFTNDHIIVETVE; via the coding sequence ATGGAACAAACGCTTCACGCGACGACGATATTTGCTGTGTTGAAAGACGGCAAGGGTGCCATGGCGGGTGACGGTCAAGTTACGCTCGGCAACAGCATGATCATGAAGCAGGGCGCGCGCAAAGTCCGCCGCCTCTATCACGGGAAGGTGGTCGCCGGGTTTGCTGGCTCTGTGGCAGACGCATTCACCTTGTTTGAGAAATTTGAAAAGCGTCTTGAGGAATATCAGGGCAATCTCCAAAGAGCAGCCGTTGAGCTTGCGAAGGAGTGGAGGTCAGACAAAGTTCTCCATAAGCTCGAAGCTATGCTCTTGGTTTTAGACGCGCAGGACTTGTTTATTGTTTCCGGCGGCGGTGAAGTGATCCAACCGGACGATGGCATTTGTGCCATTGGTTCAGGCGGTGCCTACGCACTTTCGGCAGGGCGTGCCTTGGCGCGCAACACGGATATGACGCCTGCTGATATTGCGAAACAAGCGCTGCAAATCGCGTCTGAAATCTGCGTCTTTACGAATGACCATATTATCGTCGAAACGGTCGAATAA
- a CDS encoding tyrosine recombinase — MDLDDCKQRFLEARKHKLSPRSLLAYGKDLDALIAYMKEQGISNVEDITVRSLRSFLASEMTRGLSKSSVARRMSCFRSFFDFLEGQELVDSNIPRSLALPKRDKTMPRYFYQEEVAALLDQISGDDFAACRDRALLEFLYSTGVRVSECVALDLDDVSITDGLALVFGKGGKERYVIVGNHAQSALKAYLEQRSTRSSGTALFLNQRGGRLTDRSVRRILERRIKEVPGLRTLSPHGLRHTFATHLLDGGADLRSVQELLGHSSLSSTQIYTHTTRERLTRVYQDAHPRSERRKD; from the coding sequence ATGGATCTTGACGACTGCAAGCAGCGTTTTCTCGAGGCCCGGAAGCATAAGCTCAGCCCGAGGTCACTCCTAGCGTACGGGAAAGATTTGGACGCCTTGATTGCTTATATGAAAGAGCAGGGCATTTCGAATGTCGAGGATATCACGGTTCGCTCCCTGCGTTCTTTTTTGGCTAGTGAGATGACTCGAGGTCTGAGCAAGTCAAGTGTGGCTCGACGAATGTCTTGCTTTCGTTCGTTCTTTGATTTTCTTGAGGGGCAGGAACTGGTGGATTCAAATATCCCTCGTTCTTTGGCTCTACCCAAGCGGGATAAAACGATGCCGCGGTACTTCTACCAAGAGGAGGTTGCCGCACTTCTCGATCAGATTTCGGGGGACGACTTTGCAGCCTGCCGAGACAGGGCACTCCTGGAGTTTTTGTACAGCACCGGGGTGCGCGTGAGCGAATGTGTTGCACTGGATCTGGACGACGTATCTATAACAGATGGTCTCGCGCTCGTGTTCGGTAAGGGTGGCAAGGAACGGTATGTCATCGTTGGCAACCATGCTCAGAGTGCACTGAAGGCGTACCTCGAACAGCGTAGCACGCGAAGCTCCGGGACGGCTTTGTTTCTCAACCAGCGTGGTGGCCGCTTGACGGATCGCAGTGTGAGAAGGATATTGGAACGACGGATCAAAGAGGTTCCTGGATTGCGAACGTTGAGTCCACATGGACTGCGGCACACATTTGCCACTCATCTCCTAGATGGCGGAGCCGACTTGCGAAGTGTACAGGAGTTGTTGGGGCATAGCAGTCTCTCTAGTACGCAGATCTACACGCATACGACGCGGGAACGGCTCACTCGTGTTTATCAGGATGCCCATCCGCGTTCCGAGCGAAGAAAAGACTGA
- the trmFO gene encoding FADH(2)-oxidizing methylenetetrahydrofolate--tRNA-(uracil(54)-C(5))-methyltransferase TrmFO, which yields MRDPNVTVIGAGLAGSEAAWQAAERGAKVTLYEMRPVKQTPAHHTQEFAELVCTNSLRANSITNAVGLLKEEMRRLSSVIMRAADEHSVPAGGALAVDREQFSRRVTELVSGHPNVEVRREEVASIPTDGITVVATGPLTSESLSSDIREFIGQDYLYFHDAAAPIITKDSIDMEKVFLQSRYDKGEAAYLNCPMTEEEFEAFYDALIHAEKASLKDFEDEKYFEGCMPIEAMAERGKQTLLFGPMKPVGLRDPKTGKRPYAVVQLRQDNGAATLFNMVGFQTHLKWGEQKRVFGLIPGLENAEIVRYGVMHRNTYVNSPQILRPTYQTKARENLFFAGQITGVEGYVESAAAGLIAGINAARVASAMEPIVLSPVTAIGSLAHYITHTSAANFQPMNATFGLIPPMEVRFKDKRERNQAYADRALTTLADQIEAMKVQ from the coding sequence GTGCGAGATCCGAACGTTACCGTGATTGGTGCGGGTTTGGCGGGCTCTGAGGCCGCCTGGCAAGCAGCCGAACGGGGTGCGAAAGTAACATTGTATGAAATGCGCCCTGTCAAACAAACGCCTGCGCATCACACACAAGAGTTTGCGGAACTGGTGTGTACGAATTCATTGCGCGCAAACAGTATCACAAATGCAGTCGGCCTGTTAAAGGAAGAAATGCGGCGACTCAGTTCTGTTATCATGCGAGCTGCCGATGAGCACAGCGTGCCGGCTGGTGGTGCACTTGCGGTGGATCGAGAACAGTTTTCGCGACGGGTAACGGAGCTTGTCAGCGGTCACCCGAATGTTGAAGTTCGACGTGAAGAAGTGGCAAGCATTCCAACCGATGGTATCACGGTTGTGGCAACAGGTCCGTTGACATCAGAATCGCTGTCGAGCGACATTCGCGAGTTTATTGGCCAAGACTATTTATACTTTCACGACGCCGCGGCACCGATCATCACCAAGGACTCCATTGACATGGAAAAAGTATTTTTACAATCCCGATACGATAAGGGAGAAGCAGCGTATCTAAATTGTCCGATGACGGAAGAGGAATTTGAGGCCTTTTACGACGCCTTGATTCACGCTGAAAAGGCATCGCTGAAAGACTTCGAAGACGAGAAATACTTTGAAGGGTGCATGCCCATTGAAGCCATGGCGGAGCGGGGCAAGCAAACGCTTCTGTTTGGTCCCATGAAGCCCGTTGGGTTGCGCGACCCGAAGACAGGGAAACGTCCCTATGCGGTTGTTCAACTCCGTCAAGACAACGGGGCTGCCACATTATTCAACATGGTTGGCTTTCAGACGCATCTGAAGTGGGGCGAACAAAAACGTGTCTTTGGGTTGATTCCAGGCTTGGAAAACGCCGAGATCGTCCGCTATGGCGTCATGCATCGAAACACATATGTCAACAGCCCACAGATCCTGCGGCCCACCTATCAGACGAAGGCAAGAGAGAACCTGTTCTTTGCGGGTCAGATCACGGGCGTTGAAGGGTATGTTGAGTCGGCCGCTGCAGGGTTGATTGCCGGAATAAACGCTGCGCGTGTCGCATCTGCAATGGAGCCCATCGTTCTCTCTCCCGTTACGGCGATTGGAAGTTTGGCCCACTATATCACGCATACATCAGCAGCGAACTTTCAACCCATGAACGCAACATTTGGGCTCATTCCTCCGATGGAGGTCCGGTTTAAAGATAAACGCGAACGCAATCAGGCTTACGCGGACAGGGCGCTTACAACCCTGGCTGATCAAATTGAAGCAATGAAGGTGCAATAG
- the topA gene encoding type I DNA topoisomerase: MADYLVIVESPAKAKTIGKYLGKRYAVKASMGHVRDLPKSQLGVDVEHGYEPKYITIRGKGDVIKSLRTASKKAKKVFLAADPDREGEAIAWHLQHILELNPDDQCRVVFHEITKDAVKNAFKSPRKIDMDLVNAQQTRRILDRLVGYRLSPLLWRKVKKGLSAGRVQSVAVRLIVDREKEIRKFQPEEYWTVDVTCPVDSKKLTSRFYGYDEVKTPLPNEEAVNELLKRIEGQPLNVRKVKKSERRRNPAAPFTTSSLQQESARKLGFRAYKTMAVAQQLYEGLDIPGEGTVGLITYMRTDSTRIAESAQSEARDYIRSEFGAPYVPDKPRQYSKKDDAQDAHEGIRPTSTLRHPEQIKDHLSRDQYRLYKLIWERFVASQMASAVLDTTSIDSEANGAWFRATGSVIRFPGFMAVYIEGKDDGDEDEDSKLLPPVSEGQVLKQSKVVPEQHFTQPPPRYSESSLVKAMEELGIGRPSTYAPTIDTILKRGYVLLEQKRFIPTELGEIVVELLVENFNQLIDVDFTANLEGELDSVEEGYADWVKLLDGFYNQFERDLEHAEESLEHVELKDEVSDIPCEKCGKMMVYKNGRYGKFLACPGFPECRNTKAITKEVGVNCPKCGKPLLERRGKRRKVFYGCSGYPDCDYVLWQKPTGQLCPICEHPMVEKHAKGKVSVVCSNEKAHPHAAPLEESEKRKSS, translated from the coding sequence GTGGCCGATTATTTAGTGATCGTCGAATCGCCCGCGAAGGCCAAGACTATCGGTAAGTACTTGGGGAAGCGATATGCGGTTAAAGCCTCCATGGGACACGTTCGGGACCTGCCGAAATCACAGCTCGGTGTCGACGTGGAGCATGGATATGAGCCTAAATATATAACCATCCGCGGTAAAGGCGACGTCATTAAGTCTTTGCGCACGGCGAGTAAGAAAGCGAAGAAAGTCTTTCTTGCAGCCGACCCTGATCGTGAAGGGGAAGCGATTGCATGGCATCTACAACACATTTTGGAGTTGAATCCGGACGACCAATGTCGTGTTGTCTTTCACGAAATCACGAAGGATGCCGTTAAAAACGCTTTTAAGAGTCCCCGCAAAATCGACATGGATCTGGTCAACGCTCAACAGACTCGCCGTATTCTCGATAGACTCGTGGGTTATCGGCTGAGTCCTTTATTGTGGCGTAAGGTAAAAAAAGGGTTGTCGGCGGGGCGTGTTCAGTCTGTGGCTGTGCGCTTAATCGTGGATCGGGAAAAAGAAATTCGAAAGTTCCAACCGGAGGAGTATTGGACGGTGGACGTGACATGTCCTGTTGACTCCAAGAAGCTTACCTCCCGGTTTTATGGATACGACGAAGTAAAGACCCCACTGCCGAATGAGGAGGCAGTCAACGAGCTGCTCAAACGTATTGAGGGTCAACCCCTGAATGTTCGCAAGGTGAAAAAATCAGAGCGCAGGCGCAACCCTGCCGCTCCCTTTACAACGAGCAGCTTACAACAGGAATCTGCGCGGAAACTTGGTTTTCGTGCTTACAAAACGATGGCCGTTGCACAGCAATTATACGAAGGTTTGGATATCCCTGGCGAGGGGACGGTCGGTTTGATCACGTACATGCGTACTGATTCAACTCGGATCGCAGAGTCAGCTCAGAGCGAGGCACGCGATTATATTCGTTCCGAATTTGGCGCGCCGTATGTTCCGGATAAACCGCGCCAGTACAGTAAGAAGGACGACGCCCAGGACGCGCATGAGGGTATCCGTCCCACATCAACGCTTCGTCACCCAGAGCAGATAAAGGACCATTTGTCCCGAGATCAGTATCGATTGTACAAATTGATTTGGGAACGTTTTGTAGCTAGCCAAATGGCGTCCGCAGTGTTGGATACGACGTCAATTGATTCAGAGGCAAACGGTGCATGGTTTCGGGCAACTGGCTCTGTTATTCGCTTTCCTGGGTTCATGGCCGTGTATATCGAAGGCAAGGACGACGGGGATGAGGATGAGGACAGCAAGCTGTTGCCGCCAGTAAGTGAGGGGCAAGTGTTAAAACAGTCGAAAGTCGTGCCCGAACAACACTTTACCCAGCCACCACCGCGATACAGTGAATCGAGTCTCGTGAAGGCCATGGAGGAACTTGGTATTGGTCGTCCGAGTACGTATGCCCCGACCATCGACACCATCTTGAAGCGCGGCTATGTGCTTCTCGAACAGAAGCGATTTATCCCAACTGAGTTGGGTGAAATCGTCGTCGAGCTTCTGGTGGAAAACTTTAATCAGTTGATCGACGTAGACTTCACGGCGAATCTGGAGGGTGAACTCGACTCTGTGGAGGAAGGGTACGCTGACTGGGTCAAATTGCTGGATGGATTTTACAACCAATTCGAGCGGGATCTGGAGCATGCAGAAGAATCGTTGGAACATGTGGAACTAAAGGACGAGGTTTCTGATATCCCCTGTGAAAAATGTGGCAAGATGATGGTCTATAAAAACGGACGCTATGGAAAATTTCTTGCTTGTCCCGGGTTTCCAGAATGCCGGAATACGAAAGCCATCACGAAGGAAGTGGGCGTGAACTGCCCGAAATGCGGGAAACCGCTTCTAGAACGGCGTGGCAAGCGCCGAAAAGTGTTTTACGGCTGTAGCGGCTATCCAGACTGTGATTATGTGTTGTGGCAGAAACCGACCGGACAACTGTGCCCTATCTGTGAACATCCAATGGTTGAGAAGCACGCTAAGGGTAAAGTGAGTGTTGTTTGCAGCAATGAGAAGGCTCACCCACATGCAGCCCCACTGGAAGAGTCGGAGAAGCGGAAGTCGTCTTAA
- a CDS encoding MYG1 family protein: protein MVIGTHHGKFHADEVFAVAMLKQLYPDARIVRSREPEVLSQCDIIVDVGRGEYDHHTTDKVFRENGLPYASAGLVWRDFGTKVVRHLGCNEENSDSLTDIIDEKLIQAIDAIDNGIDLEKDARIKGVSELVGGFNPPWNSDADENFAFQDAVSFATQILVNQIKSEIGRIEATAVVKEAYEHRSDKALLVLDTFCPWTDTLFELDVNSEVLYVIFPDRSGEYRLQVVPKSLGSFEARKPLPESWAGTEGDELNALTGADDAVFCHPARFIAGAKSLTTILHMAKLALNE, encoded by the coding sequence TTGGTTATCGGAACCCACCACGGCAAATTTCACGCTGATGAAGTTTTTGCCGTGGCCATGTTAAAACAACTATACCCAGACGCAAGAATTGTCCGTTCAAGAGAGCCCGAGGTGTTGTCCCAGTGCGATATCATTGTAGACGTGGGCCGTGGTGAATACGATCACCACACAACTGACAAAGTCTTCCGCGAAAATGGCCTTCCCTACGCGAGTGCTGGGCTCGTCTGGCGCGACTTCGGCACCAAGGTAGTTCGACACCTGGGGTGTAATGAAGAAAATAGCGATAGTTTGACGGATATCATCGACGAAAAGCTAATACAGGCCATCGACGCCATCGACAATGGAATCGACCTCGAAAAAGATGCGAGAATCAAAGGAGTTTCGGAACTGGTCGGAGGCTTCAACCCACCCTGGAATTCAGACGCAGACGAAAATTTCGCATTCCAGGATGCTGTTTCCTTTGCGACACAAATTTTAGTCAATCAGATCAAGTCGGAAATTGGTCGTATCGAGGCAACAGCCGTCGTCAAAGAGGCTTATGAGCACCGGAGCGACAAGGCACTACTGGTTCTGGACACTTTCTGTCCTTGGACCGACACCTTATTTGAACTTGATGTCAATTCAGAGGTCTTATATGTCATTTTCCCAGACAGATCTGGAGAATACAGATTACAGGTCGTTCCGAAATCACTCGGTTCCTTCGAAGCACGAAAGCCGTTACCAGAATCTTGGGCTGGCACAGAGGGGGATGAACTGAACGCATTAACCGGTGCCGACGATGCCGTTTTTTGTCATCCTGCCAGGTTTATCGCAGGGGCGAAATCATTGACGACTATCCTGCACATGGCAAAGCTGGCGTTGAACGAGTAA
- a CDS encoding M3 family metallopeptidase gives MLDNELLDLLSKKGKRVGGYCTIISGAKSPFIFANFNGTAHDVTVLTHEAGHAFMAYMGRDVTTPEYKFPTLEAAEIRLLKTGALSRW, from the coding sequence ATGCTGGACAATGAGCTACTAGATTTGTTGAGTAAGAAGGGGAAGCGAGTAGGCGGGTACTGCACCATCATCAGCGGAGCAAAATCGCCATTTATCTTCGCAAACTTTAACGGTACGGCGCACGACGTCACGGTCTTGACGCACGAGGCAGGTCACGCGTTTATGGCATACATGGGACGGGATGTCACGACACCCGAGTATAAGTTTCCAACATTAGAAGCTGCAGAAATTCGCCTTTTGAAGACGGGTGCGTTGAGTCGGTGGTAA
- a CDS encoding gluzincin family metallopeptidase, which translates to MNLSQLGKFLNSPDRDVRQAANKAKYGFFSAHAEQLDHIYDGLVRARTTIAGKVGYRTFTKLGYARLKRTDYGPDEVSLFREQVKQRVVPLAEKLKERQRQWIGVDTLRYFDEGINFTSGNPAPKGNSEWILARGQQMYKELSRETDEFFNLCWTMSY; encoded by the coding sequence TTGAATCTATCTCAACTTGGAAAATTTCTAAATTCTCCGGACCGGGACGTTCGCCAGGCGGCCAACAAAGCAAAGTACGGATTCTTTTCGGCACACGCGGAACAATTGGATCACATATACGATGGCCTGGTACGCGCCAGAACGACTATCGCCGGGAAAGTCGGGTACCGTACATTCACAAAGCTAGGTTACGCACGACTGAAACGGACCGATTACGGGCCCGATGAAGTTTCGCTGTTCCGTGAGCAAGTGAAGCAGCGCGTCGTACCTCTGGCAGAAAAGTTGAAAGAGCGTCAAAGACAGTGGATCGGGGTCGATACACTCCGCTATTTTGACGAAGGAATCAACTTCACGTCGGGTAATCCGGCACCGAAGGGGAATTCAGAGTGGATTCTCGCTCGTGGGCAGCAAATGTATAAGGAACTTTCCCGGGAGACAGACGAATTCTTCAACTTATGCTGGACAATGAGCTACTAG
- a CDS encoding gluzincin family metallopeptidase, producing MVHEFAHATSAEEQESLIHQLNQIRSDVSSMYTIAHIRNTINTQDEFYKTEHQFFDQNLPRMEALENEFYHALVGSTYRVELEKQFGTQLFQIAELAIHIFAPDIVEDLQETNQLSTEYNNLLASAQIDF from the coding sequence TTGGTCCATGAGTTTGCTCATGCAACGTCCGCTGAAGAACAAGAAAGCCTAATTCATCAATTAAATCAAATTCGCTCCGATGTCAGTTCGATGTACACCATCGCGCATATTCGAAATACAATCAACACCCAAGATGAGTTTTACAAGACAGAACATCAATTTTTCGATCAGAACTTGCCTCGAATGGAAGCCCTGGAAAACGAATTTTACCATGCACTGGTTGGATCAACTTATCGAGTTGAACTTGAGAAACAATTCGGAACGCAACTATTTCAAATTGCCGAATTGGCTATTCATATATTTGCCCCAGACATCGTGGAGGATCTACAAGAAACGAATCAACTGTCTACAGAATACAATAATCTACTGGCATCCGCCCAAATCGATTTTTAA
- the dprA gene encoding DNA-processing protein DprA yields MTDERMLRIYWAMCPGLEPSSYRRMFQHFGAAQALHGASEGEWLKASRLHKETVQRMVDWQRRPEKDVIATVDRLHETGAVSIVQGDSSYPDSLYPLYDPPVVLFARGDVKLLRATRIVSVVGTRRASSYGLEVTRWVSTRLAQAGFTVCSGLALGIDARAQGAALDSDGSSVAVLGCGVDICYPPGNRWLYERLLSDGLVISEYQPQGSVMKYHFPERNRIIAALSGATIVVQAGEKSGALGTAMSALELGRDVYVVPGPITSKSFRGSHRLLLDGAIPLIDPEEFIAQFTGSATDDCVESDYQNIPQHLRALANLLIEEGPLRAGELAQLSASPPGHIYAALLELELGSLARRLPDGRYEFRQEN; encoded by the coding sequence ATGACTGATGAACGCATGCTTCGTATCTATTGGGCCATGTGCCCTGGTCTTGAGCCCTCGTCATATCGTAGAATGTTTCAGCATTTCGGCGCTGCACAGGCGTTGCATGGGGCCTCTGAAGGAGAATGGCTGAAGGCCAGTCGGTTGCACAAAGAAACTGTTCAAAGGATGGTGGATTGGCAACGTAGACCGGAAAAGGATGTCATTGCTACTGTGGACCGTCTGCATGAGACTGGCGCTGTTTCTATCGTACAGGGCGACAGTTCTTACCCTGACTCCCTGTATCCTTTATATGATCCACCCGTCGTTCTCTTCGCTCGCGGGGACGTCAAGTTGCTGCGTGCAACCCGAATTGTGTCCGTGGTGGGAACGAGACGGGCATCGAGTTATGGGCTGGAGGTGACCAGATGGGTCAGCACACGTTTGGCTCAAGCCGGATTCACCGTTTGCTCCGGTCTGGCCCTCGGGATTGACGCCCGTGCGCAAGGCGCGGCGCTTGACAGTGACGGATCGTCTGTTGCGGTGCTCGGGTGTGGTGTGGACATCTGTTATCCGCCAGGCAACCGATGGCTGTACGAGCGGCTGTTATCGGACGGACTGGTGATTAGTGAATACCAGCCTCAGGGTAGTGTCATGAAATATCACTTTCCCGAACGAAATCGTATCATCGCCGCATTATCAGGCGCGACCATTGTTGTTCAGGCTGGTGAAAAGAGTGGTGCACTGGGAACAGCCATGAGCGCCTTGGAGCTCGGTCGCGACGTATATGTAGTGCCCGGGCCCATCACGTCAAAATCCTTCCGAGGTTCGCACAGACTGCTTCTTGACGGCGCGATCCCGCTGATTGACCCTGAGGAATTCATCGCTCAGTTCACAGGTTCTGCCACAGACGATTGCGTAGAGAGTGACTATCAAAATATACCTCAGCATCTACGGGCTCTCGCCAATCTGCTGATAGAAGAAGGACCACTCCGCGCGGGAGAACTGGCGCAGTTGTCTGCGTCCCCTCCGGGACACATCTACGCTGCTCTCCTGGAGCTAGAGTTGGGATCACTCGCTAGGCGCCTTCCTGACGGACGTTACGAATTTCGGCAAGAGAATTAA